The DNA region TACCGATGCCCGTTATGTGACGCCCGCGTTGATAAGCGATGCCGATCTCCTCATCATTACCCGCTGGGGCGGACCGATCGAGGGATGGTGTCCCGACCCGATCATGGAAACGCCGCCGTCCGGTGACGGGTATATGAGCGATGAGCTTGAAGCGGCGATCATCGACAATGTCAAAAACCGCGGAATGGGTTTCATGGGCCTCCACTGCACCATCTGGACACCGGACAAGCCGAAATTCATGGAACTGCTTGGAATCAAGCCCATGATGCACGGCCCCGTGCAGACCGTTCACATGCATAACTTCAATCAGGAACATCCCATTACGCAGGGTATCGAGGATTTCGATCTCCCGCTCGATGAAAATTTCGGCGTTGAGCTCATAAACGAAAAGGCGGTAAAGCTCTATGAAACGACCGGTTTCGAGGACAAACGTCACGACATAGCCGGGTGGTGTCTTGAAAACGGCAACGGCCGTATCGTTGGACTTGCCGCCGGACATACCTATACTTCCTGGAGGCATCCGGAGTATCAGAAGCTTTACTGGCGCGGCGCTCACTGGGCAATGAAACGCGATATTCCGCCGTTCGGATGAAACATCGTTGTCGTTCAATCGTCCGGTAGATGATATAATCTGATTGTAATATGAGCGGGTTTGTGTCTCAGCGTGAAAACGCCGAAAGGGATTTTACGGATCATGGTTTCATCGCTCATCGCATTTGCGTTATATTCCATCGCTGTCCTGGGTATCGGATTCTGGGCCACGCGGCTTCCGCAGAAGACCGCCGAAGAGATTCACCTCGGAAACCGTGAGCACGGCGCATGGACATCGGCTCTTTCGGCATCGGCCTCCACCGAAAGCGGCTTTGTCCTGCTCGGAATGGTGGGAATGGGATACACACAGGGTGTCAGTTGTTTCTGGATGGTCGCAGCCGGTCTGCTCGGATATTTTCTGAACTGGTATGTCCTTGCGCCGAAACTCCGCCGTAAAAGCGAAGCCATGAAGGCGATAACGATCCCCGAGATCATTGCCTCCGCGACAGGGTCCACATCGGTTTCGAGGCTGGCATCGGCCCTGGCGGCGGTTTTCGCCATTGTTTTCCTCCTTGCATATGTCTCGGCGCAGTTCAGTGCGGCCGGGAAGGCGCTTTCCTCGCAGTTTCCCATATCGTACTCTGCGGGAGTGCTCGCCGCCGCCGGTCTCATCGTTTTTTATGCCGTTCTCGGCGGATTCCGCGCTGTCTCATGGACCGACAACCTTCAGGCAACCATGATGGTCCTGTCCCTTATAGTCCTTCCCGTCGTTGTACTTTTCAAGATAGGCGGAATTCCGGGCCTGGTGTCGTCGCTCGAGGCAAAAGGCGCCCATCTTGTCAGTCTGACCGGCGGAGCGGCAGACCTGAAAGGCAAACTGCTCCTTATTCTGCCCTGGCTCATGATCGGGCTTGCCTACCCCGGCCAGCCCCATGGTCTGGCCCGTCTCATGGCAGCGAAAGATGAACGGGTGTTACGGTTGGCGCCGGTTATCGCCATGATCTGGCTCGTTATAGTGTATACGGGAGCGATTACCCTCGGCATGGCTGCGCGGGCCGGTTTCGAGAACCTTCATTCCATCGCCGCGGACCCTGAAACTGCGCTTCCCGTACTCGCCGTGGCGCATATGCCGGGGATTCTGGCCGGTATGACCCTTGCCGCGATCATTGCGGCTATTTCCTCGACCGCGGACTCCCAGCTCCTTTCCGCCGCAACCACTGTTATCCGCGACATACGGGCGGCATTGAGGCTTCCACCCTTGAAGAACGAGCTGCTTGTCACGCGGGTGACAATATTCCTCCTTGCGGTGCTTTCGACCTATTTTGCCATGAGACAGACCCATGTGGTTTTCAAGTTTGTTCTTTATGCGTTTTTCGGGCTCGGCGCTTCGCTCGGTCCGGTAATTCTGTACTGTATCTTATGGAAAAATCCCCAACCCCTGCCATCTCTTCTGGCGGTGATTGTCGGCGGTGTATCGATCTTTCTGGTTCAGCGTTTCACCCTTCATTTTCTGATCAGTTTCTGCACCGCGATCCTGGTCATCATCATATCTCATGGTATTCTACGGTGGCTGTCTCTCAAGAGTGAGAACGCTGCCGGTTATCCATGAGACAAACGAATTCGGAGCGAGATATGAAAAAAATCAGCGTAGTGTTTCTCATCGTTTTATCTGCCATTGCTCTTGTAACAATGATATGCTGTTCCTCCCGGCAGACATCCGGGCTGAAAACGGAAGTCATTCAGGGAATCACCATGGTGACGGTTCCCGCGGGCAGTTTTCAGATGGGGTATGATTATGTAAGCGATTCTGTGCCGGGCGGAAAGGTGAATGTGTATTACCCCGATGAACAGCCGGTGCACACGGTGACGCTGAGTCCGTTCCAGATAAGCTCCACCGAAATAACCCAGGCCCTTTATGCGTCGGTTATGAAAGACAATCCCTCGACATTCACCGGCGACGACTCCCTGCCGGTTACCAATGTGAGCGCCAACGATGTGCTCAGGTTCTGCAACAAGCTGAGCGAAGCCGCTGGCTTCGAGCCATGCTGCGATGAAAAAACGGGAACGTGCGATTTTACCAAAAACGGGTTCAGGCTGCCCACCGAGGCCGAATGGGAATACTCCTGCCGTGCGGGGACGAAAACTCACTACTCCGCCGGGAATACCGAGCAGGACCTCGACAAGGCGGGATGGTATATCGGCAACAGCGGCGGCAGGACTCATCCGGTCGGCGGCAAGGAGCCGAATGCATGGGGACTTTACGATATGCACGGCAATGTGTTCGAATTCTGTTACGACGGTTTCGATGAAACCTACAACAGCGGCAATTACTCGAAGGAGCCGGTCACCGACCCGCGGGGTTGCAGTAATTTCAACCTTCGGATTACAAGGGGAGGAGGCTGGTTCAGCGAGCCGTCCGTATGCCGTTCGGCGGCCCGGAGCTGTTTCTGGACCGGCGGCGGTAACTATTATATCGGGTTCCGTGTTGCCCGCAGTGTGAAAT from bacterium includes:
- a CDS encoding sodium/proline symporter — translated: MKTPKGILRIMVSSLIAFALYSIAVLGIGFWATRLPQKTAEEIHLGNREHGAWTSALSASASTESGFVLLGMVGMGYTQGVSCFWMVAAGLLGYFLNWYVLAPKLRRKSEAMKAITIPEIIASATGSTSVSRLASALAAVFAIVFLLAYVSAQFSAAGKALSSQFPISYSAGVLAAAGLIVFYAVLGGFRAVSWTDNLQATMMVLSLIVLPVVVLFKIGGIPGLVSSLEAKGAHLVSLTGGAADLKGKLLLILPWLMIGLAYPGQPHGLARLMAAKDERVLRLAPVIAMIWLVIVYTGAITLGMAARAGFENLHSIAADPETALPVLAVAHMPGILAGMTLAAIIAAISSTADSQLLSAATTVIRDIRAALRLPPLKNELLVTRVTIFLLAVLSTYFAMRQTHVVFKFVLYAFFGLGASLGPVILYCILWKNPQPLPSLLAVIVGGVSIFLVQRFTLHFLISFCTAILVIIISHGILRWLSLKSENAAGYP
- a CDS encoding ThuA domain-containing protein, translating into MQSEKRPNRRTALKTGLATVAAGFTVTKRTHAAPRPKAKGETKVVYLGGDQLHNGLGQSQSLRGVFGKAGWRFLWTTDARYVTPALISDADLLIITRWGGPIEGWCPDPIMETPPSGDGYMSDELEAAIIDNVKNRGMGFMGLHCTIWTPDKPKFMELLGIKPMMHGPVQTVHMHNFNQEHPITQGIEDFDLPLDENFGVELINEKAVKLYETTGFEDKRHDIAGWCLENGNGRIVGLAAGHTYTSWRHPEYQKLYWRGAHWAMKRDIPPFG
- a CDS encoding formylglycine-generating enzyme family protein — encoded protein: MKKISVVFLIVLSAIALVTMICCSSRQTSGLKTEVIQGITMVTVPAGSFQMGYDYVSDSVPGGKVNVYYPDEQPVHTVTLSPFQISSTEITQALYASVMKDNPSTFTGDDSLPVTNVSANDVLRFCNKLSEAAGFEPCCDEKTGTCDFTKNGFRLPTEAEWEYSCRAGTKTHYSAGNTEQDLDKAGWYIGNSGGRTHPVGGKEPNAWGLYDMHGNVFEFCYDGFDETYNSGNYSKEPVTDPRGCSNFNLRITRGGGWFSEPSVCRSAARSCFWTGGGNYYIGFRVARSVK